GGCTGGCCGTAGGGCGACATCAGGCTGTCGCCGGTGCGTGTGTGCCAGATCCCACCTTGAAGCGGAAGCGTCTCGCCGGCGGCTGTACGTCCGCCGTCCGGTCCGCCGATCACTATCGGTTCCCACTCGCCAAGCGGATTGTTGTGCGGCAGCTTTACGGCCCGCCGCGTTTGCGTCTTGCGTCCGTCGAGGAGGGCGCGGACCATCGGGCCCGAAAATAGGATAGGCTTTTCTTTCATATTCGTATTTTCAAATACCGGGAGTTTTGATGAGCGCGAGTCCATTGCGTAGGTTTTCAACAGAGCAGATTGAAACCGCAATAGCGGATGCGTTGCAGAAACTGACAGGTAGTGACGTAAAAGTTTCGATCGCGCACCAGAAGTACAAAGCGTCGTCGATGGATGCTCTAACGGGAAAGTCAGAAGTGGCAGATTTATCGTTGACGGTCACAGAAATCCCGCCAGATCTAAACATCAACGTCACTTTCGTTGACCCGCCGGCGAAGGAGTAGTCAAATTTATGGCCCGAAATCACGGTTACGCATGCGATCTCCTCATGCTGTGGTTTCTCTATTGCCGATCGATAAAATGGCGTGCACCATAGCGCCAGAAAATAATATTGGGAGATAAAGCATGGCCGATCCGAAAAATTGGGTTGATGTCACGAGCGCTCTTAGCACGGCCGCAGCTGCAATAATTGCTTTGTGGTTCGGAGTGGCCCAATCGTGGTCAAACAATCGCAAAGCGAAACTTAGAGCTCGCCTAGCTGCTTCCAGCATACTTGCTCCACTTGATTGGGCTACTGGAAATACGTGTGAGGCAAAAGACCGGCTAGACGACTGGGATGAATATAACGAAATGGCCCCCGTTCCCGCCTATAAATTGATTTTTTCCCTTTTAGCGCAAGCAAGTTTCATTGTGGCAAGTGGAGACTTGGAGGCGCTGGCATTCTTGCCTAATAATTGCGCGATAAAACTAGCTCACGCGCTTAGCGTACTTACGGTGGTTAACGCAGACATGGAAAGGTTCTGGAATGAATTCTCTGCAAAAGACAAGGACCTGGCTTTTGACCGGCGAGCTCATTGGTCAAATCTTTTAGGCATTGCATATGAAAATTTCAGGGCAGCACTTTCTGAATGCAATCGCGCAACGGGAACTGTCGCAGGAATGTCCGCTGTCAAACCTGGCGATACGTGAAACCGATCGATTGATTCGGTCACACGCATTTTTATTTAGGCTGCCGTTGCTGTGATCTGTTTCTCGTGGGCGAAATTCGCGGTGATCAACGCAGTCGCGACATCGGGGCAGACGCTGTTGCCGATCATCCGGACCTGCGCCGATTTCGACAGAGGTTTTCCGTTGATGACCGGATCGAGCACATAGCTGTCCGGGAAACCCTGGGCGCGCGCGAGCTCACGCGGGGTAAGCATGCGCATGCCGATGTCGACAATCGCGTAGTCCTCGCCTTGGATCGTCACCAGCGCGAGCCGATCGCGCGTCGGGATGGTGTGCATCGGGTCGTGGCAGTCCTGGTGCTGGCCACCTTCGCCGTAGTACTTCATCAGGAAGGCTCGGACTTCGCCCAGGTGACCACCGCCTGCCGTCAGCGTCGACGCGGGGTCGCGCGCGTCCTGCCCGAACTGGTTGTTCCGCAGCTTGAGCAGGTGTGAAACAGCGATCGCCGTGTCGGCCTTGCTGGTGACTGTAGCGAGCGGCTCGGCGGCGTCGCGCGGCCGGGATTGGCCTGCGCGGCCGCCGCAACCGACCAGTTGGGCGGTGACCAGAGAGTGATGGTCGGAGGTGGTGACCGTTCCTGTGGGCACCTCAACACCGGTGCCGACGACTCCCCCGTAGTGCTTCGCCAGGAATGCGGAGACCAGCGCATGCTTGACGCCGCCCGCGACCGCGGTGCCGAGCGGCTTGTCCAAGCCTGGCGCACGGGGCGCCTGCCCGGGGCGCTCGCCGTATCCGGTCTGGATCAGCGTCGCGGAGACGAGCCCCATCGCATTGCCGGTGCCAGGCCGTGCTTGTTCGCCACCGGCGGTGACTGTGTGCACCGGTTCGCCCAGGTCGCTGCCGACGCTGCCGGTGCGCATCTTGGTGATGTGTGCCGAGATCAGAGCCTGCTCGCCACGGTTCGCTGTGGTGATCGTTGCCAGCGGCACGCCCGCTGCGCGCGTTCTGTCGTCACCCTGGTGGGTGATGTGCATGATTGCTGGCGCAACCCCGCCGTCGGCGGTGGGCACGACAAACGGATCCGCCGCGTCCACCACGAATTTCATGATGCCCTTGGCGATCCGCCGGAGGGTAGCCGGCTTCAGTTCCCGCTTGCGCTCGAAAATCGACGGGCAGGGGATCGACCAGTCGATGCATTCCGCAGCGGTGCGCCAGGGCAGCAGCTTGCCAGCCTTTACCGCTTCGGATTTTGGATTGCCGTGCGTCGGAACCGGCCAGACGATCGGCAGGTGATCGCGGCGCGCGACGAGAAAGAAGCGCTTGCGGATCGTCGGCGCACCGAAGTCGCACGCGCGCAGCTCGCGGTGCTCGACCACATAGCCCTGGCGCCGCAGCGCATTGACGAACGAGCGGAACGTGCGGCCGCGTTGCGCCGGGTCCGGCTTGCCATCGGCGCCCAGCGGGCCCCAGGTCACGAATTCCTCGACGTTCTCCAGCATGACGACGCGCGGCTTGACGGTGGCCGCCCAGCGCAGCGCGATCCAGGCAAGACCGCGGATCTTCTTCGACACCGGTTTTCCGCCTTTGGCCTTGCTGAAGTGCTTGCAGTCCGGCGACAGCCAGACGAGCGCGGCCGGCTGGTTACCGGTGATCTCGACCGGATTGACGTCGAACACGCTTTCGCAATAGTGGGCCGTGTGCGGGTGGTTCACGGTGTGCATGGCGATCGCCTCGGCGTCGTGGTTGATCGCGATGTCGACCGGTCGGCCAAAGGCGCGCTCCAGTCCGGTGCTGGCGCCGCCGCCGCCGGCGAAGTTGTCAATGATCAACTCGGACCCGAGGTCGAGCGGCATCGAGAAGAAATCACGTTTCATGGGGTATCTCCTGCTGGCGCCTTGGTAGCGGCGAGGTGGAAATCGACGTCGCTGACGACGGGGACCGCGGCGCCCCGCGGGCGCTTGAGCATCGCCAGGTCGCCGCGGAGCAGCTTGTTTTCGGCGGCGAGTGAGTTGACCTCGCTGCGGAGCACATCACGGTCGCTGCGGTACTGATCGGAGGATGCCTGGGCGATGTCCAGGGCGGCGAGGAGGGCGCGCAGCTCGTCCAGTTGATCGGAGGGCTCGGCACCGCTGGCGAGCCGCGCGCGGGCGTTTGCAATGTGGTTGGTCACGACATCCACTCCCTGTCTAATTTGTCATGCGAGGCGTTCTGTGCCTGCCGCGACTTTCTCAGGGCGAATGCGATGACAAAAATGCTGATCGGGTAAGTCAGCAGGACGATAAGGCGAGCGAGGAAAGTCAGGACTTGGTAGCCCGCTTCGCCAGCGGTCCGCGCGATTTCTCGGTACAGATCTGCATCGATGAGAACGAACGGGATCACCTTTGCCGTTTCTCGAAGGCAGTCGCGGTATCTCGCGGATTGCTTCATGTCTTCGGTTCCTGGCGGGCGGCATCGACCGCACCATCAAGGAGATTTTTTGCCAATCCCCAGTGGTGATCAAACGCCAATGCGACGTCTTCGTTTTCGACCATTGCTCGATACCGCGCTGCGTCTTCCACATCGTTCGCCTGAGCGGCGGGGCGGGCGGCATCAAGCAGCTCCTGGAATTCGTCGATGAGGATGCTGCGAAGCGCCGCTCGATTGCGGGCGTTGGGGCGATCATGGTAAGTATCGACTGCGGCCATTACCCGAACGCCCCGGGTAACCACATCCCGAATTGCCTTGTCGTCGCTCATTTTTTCTTTTCCTTATCCGGGCCGGGATTCCCTGAAAGAACAGCACGCAGCTCGCCTACGTTCCAACGGGTCGAGCCGCCAAACTTGCGCGGCTTCGGTAGCACGCCGATGCGAGCGCGTCGCCAGATAGTTTGTAGGGCGACGTCGAATAGGCCTGCGACGACATGGACATCGATGTATGCCGAGTCAGGCATCTGGTCGAACGTAGCCAGGGAGTGAATGACGGCTGGCTTCACTTTGGATTTACTGCGTGACTCGCTCTTTTCAGGGACAGCACAAGCATCTGTTTGCTGAGAATTGCCCACATGCATCGCGTACTTGCCCCCGGAATCAGCAACGGCGGGGGCGCAGAGCAATTTGCGCAATGCATCAGCGACCAAATTTGTGTTGTGCTCGCCGACGATCAGGCCCCCTTGCAATAGCGACAGGCGCACGTGCTCATTGGTCAGCCCGGCTGGCGCCTGCACTGCTTCCACGGGCGCTATGCTGGCGCGCGGTACGTACTCGGTGACGTCTATACCCACTGCCTTCCATCCGTCAGCGACTTTCTCGTCATCGGTCGTTTTATGTAGCGTGCCCGACATCGGGCCGCTCATCATTGCCCAGATTGAATCTGGCCGCGCTTCTACGGGCGCTGGTGGGGTTGCTGCGGTAGGCATGCGACTGAGCAACGTTTCCCCGTACCGCTTCGCTGCTGCCACCTGCTCGTCTGTCATGGCGGCGTCCCGGGCGATGTTTAGTACTTTCCGGATGGGTTGGCCGATCGGGCTGTTATAGCCCTGGTGATGCCACAGTTGCCAAAGGAGGGAGCCGATCGTGCGCGACGCCTCGTCCAGCACGCTGCTGTATTCGTTGGTGGTCATGTCAGATCCAGTGAAGCGCTGGCGCTCAGGCGCAGCGGTGAGCCGCGCACGGCGCGCGGGCGTGTTCTGCCTCGTCGAGGGTGGTTTGCAGGGCGAGGAGGAGAATGACGGCGCCGCCGGCGATGGCCAGGCGCAAGAGGAAGCCGGCCGTAGTCAATTGCGCACCTGAACGACGACGATCGCCAGGGCAGCGAGCCCGAATCGGTTGTGGGCGGCGGCGAGCGCGGCCTGCTGACTCACGCAAGCACCGCGGCCACGGTAGACGCCGGCGGCGGTGCGCACGGTCACGCGAAAATTCGACATGTCACTTTTCCTCGGAGTTGCCGGCCGCGCGGCGCGCAGCTCGCCATGCCGGATTGGTGAAGACTCGGTCCAGCCGCTTGAACGACACGACGGCGTCGGGCCGGCCATCGTGGTGTGCTGTGAGCTCGTTGCGTTTGACGTAAATCGCGCCGGTGGCGTCGTGGAATTCGTCGCCGGGCAGTAGCTGGGCGAATACCTTGCCGGTGTTGCGCCGGGCCGGTTTGCGAGGGGCGGCGGGGATGATGCCGCGAGCCGCGCGCTTCACTCGGTCCACGATTCAAGCTCGCGGGTCGATTGCACGCCCCACACCACAGCGAGAACGCTGGGCATGAGGAAGAAGAAAGAGGTGATCGCCATCCACATTTCAGGCTCCAGGAGAAACAGCGGTTGCCAATGCCCCGGCGCGCGAGGCATGAACAACGGTTGTCAGGCAAGTTGGGCGGCGATTTCTGTCGCAGCTTCGGCCGGGGTGTATCCGGCATCGAAGATTTCCAGCGCATCGGTATCTCGGTCCAACTGCACAATCGTCATACCGGCGAGTACTGCCAGACGCGAAAGCCATTGGTCATAACGGACTTCCTCTGCGGAAACGGCGGCTTCGGCGCGCGCCATAGTTGCCATGTTCATGATTTTCTCGGTGATGCCCGCAGAAGCGGGGCTGGTCAGATAAAAACGAACATCAGGACCGCTGCGCCTGTCATGAGCAGGGCGGTGCCGACAGCGACAAGCGCTTGCGGGACGGTGATTTCCACGTCGGACTCCAGTTCGTGCATCAGTTATCTCGGTGACGCCCTGAACAGGGCAATAAACTAAGTAGTACTTACCGATTCACTCACGGGAATGCATTGGGAAATACTTGATCCACCGGCCCGCGCTACACCCTCTGGCGAGGCTCGCGGCACCGTGGATCGGTGATCAATCGAAGTGCGTTCTCTCCCTCACTCCCGAGGGCAGGCGCAGATCGATAGCCGGAGGTCTTGAGGGGGACCGGGTTGCGCCCTATGTGCTGCATCGCTTGCTGGATTGTGAAAGAACGTCCCGGCGGGGCCGGCGTGCCATGCGTCGCTGGCATGAACAAATTATCACGTATGTGTTTTAATGTGTCAAACACAAATGTGATTTTTTGGCGCAGGGAAATTTTGGATTGGGGAAGAAGCAAAGATGCAAGCGGAGATCTAGTTGTGCCCAGGCAACAAATTATTTGTAGGGGCAGAGAAAGAAAAAGCCCCGCTCAGGAGCAGGGCTTTTATACTTTGAAAGTGCTACAGCTGGTAACTGATCAGTCGGCAGTTGCTAATCACTATTTTCTTTTGATTTTGTTAGCTCGCGTAACCTCACTGCTTGTTCCAGCATGTTCTCTCGATAGCTCGAAATAGCAGTTTCAATGCCGTGCATCACAATTTGATCGGTTGTAGTTGCCATATTCGCAACGAGCTCAAATAGTGCCTGCGTTGGAATGACGACTGAAAGGTTTGCGGTTCTTTGTTCGGGAACGTCATTGCCTTCGGATAATGTCGTCATCGAGTGAAACATGATTTTGGTGACAGGTATGCCAACTTGGAGTTGTGAAATCCCATCAACATAGACCTCTCGCAGAGAGTCTGGAATAGTAAGGTCTATGTTTTTCCCCCCAAGATTTTCAATTTTCCGTGGCATTTTCAACGTCCTTTAAATTTTTACTATTTGAAATACTTGATTGAGATGCTTTCGTGCCTGCAACCACCCAAACTGACGCTTGGGTTTCTTGTAGGTCAATCACTTGGGGGGTGTAGTTGAACGTGTTTGTCCGTAGTGAAGAATTTACGGAAAAGTGCGCAATTGAATGAACGTTCTTTTTAAGCGTATTCTGGGAATCCTCTTCTTCGAAGGAACGCACTTGCATTGCCTCTTCGGACATGTTCTGTTTGTTACGGAAAAACTCGCTGTAAGCGACAAATTGCACCGATAGTGCAACGTCGTAATACGCGCCTAACTTGAGAAGAGTAGGGATAGACATCCTTCCATAGCTGGGGTCTTCAAGGCGTGCCACTGCAGATTGACTGCCCAAACCAGCGCCAGTAGCAACTTCCTTCTGCGTCAGCCCCCTGGCGGACCGCAATGCGCGAAGTTGAAATGCCATTCCCTGTTCAACGCTGGCTTTAACGTAGCCGTTTCGATACCCACGCTGGCGGAATTTGGATAATTTTTTCGGGGTCATGTGCATCATTTTCTTCGTTCTCATCCCAGGGAACCGACTGTGAAGCGCCCGAAAGTATGGAATTCATTCGCTTCTCGCAAGTAGCAAGCGCTTCAACCGGGATGAACTGGTTACCTTTTTCCGTCGCCCATATAAG
The sequence above is a segment of the Robbsia betulipollinis genome. Coding sequences within it:
- a CDS encoding helix-turn-helix domain-containing protein produces the protein MTPKKLSKFRQRGYRNGYVKASVEQGMAFQLRALRSARGLTQKEVATGAGLGSQSAVARLEDPSYGRMSIPTLLKLGAYYDVALSVQFVAYSEFFRNKQNMSEEAMQVRSFEEEDSQNTLKKNVHSIAHFSVNSSLRTNTFNYTPQVIDLQETQASVWVVAGTKASQSSISNSKNLKDVENATEN
- a CDS encoding DNA cytosine methyltransferase, which gives rise to MKRDFFSMPLDLGSELIIDNFAGGGGASTGLERAFGRPVDIAINHDAEAIAMHTVNHPHTAHYCESVFDVNPVEITGNQPAALVWLSPDCKHFSKAKGGKPVSKKIRGLAWIALRWAATVKPRVVMLENVEEFVTWGPLGADGKPDPAQRGRTFRSFVNALRRQGYVVEHRELRACDFGAPTIRKRFFLVARRDHLPIVWPVPTHGNPKSEAVKAGKLLPWRTAAECIDWSIPCPSIFERKRELKPATLRRIAKGIMKFVVDAADPFVVPTADGGVAPAIMHITHQGDDRTRAAGVPLATITTANRGEQALISAHITKMRTGSVGSDLGEPVHTVTAGGEQARPGTGNAMGLVSATLIQTGYGERPGQAPRAPGLDKPLGTAVAGGVKHALVSAFLAKHYGGVVGTGVEVPTGTVTTSDHHSLVTAQLVGCGGRAGQSRPRDAAEPLATVTSKADTAIAVSHLLKLRNNQFGQDARDPASTLTAGGGHLGEVRAFLMKYYGEGGQHQDCHDPMHTIPTRDRLALVTIQGEDYAIVDIGMRMLTPRELARAQGFPDSYVLDPVINGKPLSKSAQVRMIGNSVCPDVATALITANFAHEKQITATAA
- a CDS encoding helix-turn-helix transcriptional regulator, with the translated sequence MTTNEYSSVLDEASRTIGSLLWQLWHHQGYNSPIGQPIRKVLNIARDAAMTDEQVAAAKRYGETLLSRMPTAATPPAPVEARPDSIWAMMSGPMSGTLHKTTDDEKVADGWKAVGIDVTEYVPRASIAPVEAVQAPAGLTNEHVRLSLLQGGLIVGEHNTNLVADALRKLLCAPAVADSGGKYAMHVGNSQQTDACAVPEKSESRSKSKVKPAVIHSLATFDQMPDSAYIDVHVVAGLFDVALQTIWRRARIGVLPKPRKFGGSTRWNVGELRAVLSGNPGPDKEKKK